One Thermodesulfobacteriota bacterium DNA window includes the following coding sequences:
- a CDS encoding response regulator transcription factor — MDELVFVLDDEADICELIRINFTKERYRVKTFTSAESFFYQIVKEIPDLIILDLMLPDMDGFEVCKKLKKSEKYSRIPVIMLTAKVDETDKIVGFEVGADDYVTKPFSIRELLARAKAVLRRAYSIKTSEVLELKNRLFVYPESYEAYLDGNRLELTTTEFRILELLMKKKGIVLTREAILDHLWGDEKVVVDRTIDVHIRHIREKLKDMGKCIKSVRGIGYKLEKD; from the coding sequence ATGGATGAGCTTGTATTCGTTCTAGACGACGAGGCTGATATATGTGAACTCATAAGGATAAACTTCACAAAGGAAAGGTACAGAGTCAAAACTTTTACTTCTGCGGAGTCTTTTTTTTATCAGATAGTAAAAGAGATACCGGACCTCATAATATTGGACCTTATGCTGCCTGACATGGATGGGTTTGAAGTCTGCAAGAAGCTGAAAAAGAGCGAGAAGTATTCTAGAATTCCTGTGATTATGCTTACGGCAAAAGTTGACGAGACAGACAAAATCGTGGGCTTTGAGGTTGGTGCGGACGATTATGTAACAAAACCGTTTTCGATACGGGAACTTTTAGCTAGGGCAAAGGCAGTACTGAGAAGAGCATATTCGATAAAGACCAGTGAAGTTTTAGAGTTAAAAAACAGGCTTTTCGTGTATCCGGAAAGCTATGAAGCTTATCTCGACGGGAACAGGCTGGAACTTACAACAACCGAATTTAGAATACTGGAACTTCTAATGAAAAAGAAAGGTATCGTGCTCACAAGGGAGGCGATCCTTGACCATCTTTGGGGAGACGAAAAGGTAGTGGTCGATAGGACGATAGATGTACATATAAGGCACATAAGGGAAAAGCTAAAAGATATGGGAAAATGTATAAAAAGCGTACGGGGCATAGGTTACAAGCTGGAGAAGGATTAA
- a CDS encoding 4Fe-4S binding protein has protein sequence MKLIPYIKIEKREKLKTRLDKNSPEKWESFFTKEEIESLLRDVPSYYIDPERCHACMACARRCPVEAIDSKKGMVHIIDQEKCVKCGTCLDVCPPKFKAVLKLVGVPVPPPLPEEKRILRKDKEKEVA, from the coding sequence ATGAAGCTTATCCCCTACATAAAGATTGAAAAGAGGGAAAAACTCAAAACGAGACTCGATAAAAACTCACCTGAAAAGTGGGAAAGCTTCTTCACAAAAGAAGAGATCGAGTCGCTTTTGAGAGATGTTCCATCTTACTACATAGATCCTGAAAGATGCCATGCATGCATGGCGTGTGCGAGAAGATGTCCTGTTGAAGCAATAGACAGCAAAAAAGGGATGGTCCATATAATAGATCAGGAAAAATGTGTAAAGTGTGGAACGTGCCTTGATGTATGTCCTCCTAAATTCAAAGCCGTTTTAAAACTCGTTGGTGTTCCTGTGCCTCCACCCCTTCCCGAAGAAAAAAGGATATTAAGAAAGGATAAAGAGAAGGAGGTGGCCTAA